A single region of the Thunnus maccoyii chromosome 10, fThuMac1.1, whole genome shotgun sequence genome encodes:
- the mtf1 gene encoding metal regulatory transcription factor 1 yields MSENGPHTEASMYFEVEVDPLERDDEEEEDKIHFDKDDRLIAEPSSSSGRVYDRTTVLIERDPIRLDEEGEEEGHCGGDEDGVTFLTEGEGDGDEEEGSLAFIADPDGMSQGYVHHTISPDQIQFTINPGSTPMPRNIEGATLTLHSECPETKQREVKRYQCMFEGCTRTYSTAGNLRTHQKTHRGEYTFVCNQQGCGKAFLTSYSLKIHVRVHTKEKPFECDVQGCEKAFNTLYRLKAHQRLHTGKTFNCESEGCTKYFTTLSDLRKHIRTHTGEKPFRCDHDGCGKAFAASHHLKTHVRTHTGEKPFNCPSDGCEKTFSSQYSLKSHIRGHDKGQPFSVTLTHPLSEDANHSLCLSDLSLISTDSDLRESLHNAQNLDLNNVTPVKIFELMFQSPENSVSQDDAHPNESLAEAFSLDTPTQPGVTDASSLISFSLNPTSCTSSCSHTTSVMEAPSQLSQSSSSQASTPASVTATVTSTQPPPFMQLTGPQQISDVPAQASVQAPNHANTQHYVALPSASFLQPDNATQTSPLPPPISATPPVAPALTTTAPGSAAVSVVTATTTDALAAVAQPVPLANNPVPNSGPGLPPAPATITIAPTQNLLQPSLVMSDQNLQWILSSAANSQQNPEQAQHQGAPKVEKVFFTTAIPVGGNAGNSVQQIGLSLPVIIIKQEESCQCQCACRDSAKDKSSKSASSTVSAPAQQQPSEVPPPPPRPQPPEPPHHPATSSSSCCLPESSSKVGEVRQEAPPPSSSSSSSSVQTFSTIVSSTATNPPSSDGLANMDVSDFLSLQSPETAANIEALLLVAEDFNMATDGNP; encoded by the exons ATGAGCGAGAATGGCCCTCATACGGAGGCGTCCATGTACTTTGAGGTAGAGGTGGATCCCCTGGAGCgggatgatgaagaagaagaagacaagatCCACTTTGACAAAGACGATCGCCTGATCGCTGAGCCTTCGTCATCCTCCGGTCGGGTGTACGACCGCACTACAGTGCTCATTGAGCGGGACCCCATTCGGTTGGATGAGGAGGGCGAGGAGGAGGGTCACTGCGGAGGTGACGAAGATGGAGTTACCTTCCTAACGGAAGGGGAAGGTgatggagatgaggaggagggctCTCTGGCCTTTATTGCCGACCCTGATGGCATGTCACAGGGTTATGTGCACCACACCATTTCTCCAGACCAGATCCAGTTCACAATAAATCCAGGCTCCACCCCAATGCCACGCAACATCGAGGGTGCCACACTCACCCTGCATTCTGAGTGTCCAGAAACCAAGCAAAGAGAG GTGAAGCGCTACCAGTGCATGTTCGAAGGCTGCACAAGGACGTACAGCACGGCGGGAAACCTGCGAACACACCAGAAGACCCACCGGGGGGAATATACATTTGTGTGTAATCAGCAGGGCTGTGGAAAGGCCTTCCTCACCTCTTACAGTCTCAAGATCCATGTCCGTGTACACACGAAGGAGAAACCGTTTGAGTGTGATGTGCAAGGCTGCGAGAAGGCCTTCAACACCCTATACAG ACTAAAAGCACACCAGAGACTTCACACAGGCAAGACATTCAACTGTGAATCGGAGGGATGCACAAAGTACTTTACCACTCTCAGTGACCTGAGGAAGCACATTCGCACACATACTGGGGAGAAGCCATTCCG GTGTGACCACGATGGCTGTGGCAAAGCTTTTGCTGCAAGTCACCATCTAAAAACCCATGTACGGACACATACAG GGGAGAAGCCATTCAACTGTCCCAGTGACGGCTGTGAGAAGACTTTTAGCAGCCAGTACAGTCTGAAGAGTCACATCCGGGGCCACGACAAAGGACAGCCCTTCAGCGTCACCCTCACCCACCCGCTGTCTGAA GATGCAAATCACTCGCTGTGCCTCAGTGACTTAAGCCTCATCTCTACAGACTCAGATCTACGAGAGAGCCTCCATAAT GCGCAGAATTTGGACCTCAACAATGTGACCCCTGTGAAAATATTTGAGCTCATGTTCCAGAGTCCAGAAAACAGTGTGAGCCAAGATGACGCCCATCCCAACG AGAGCCTTGCTGAAGCCTTCAGCCTAGACACCCCTACCCAGCCCGGAGTGACTGATGCCTCGTCtcttatctctttctctctcaatcctACCTCCTGTACCTCTTCCTGTTCCCACACGACTTCAGTCATGGAGGCTCCTTCCCAACTCAGTCAGAGCTCTTCCTCTCAGGCCTCCACACCTGCCTCTGTCACTGCTACTGTCACCTCCACACAGCCACCCCCTTTCATGCAACTAACAGGGCCCCAGCAGATCTCCGATGTGCCTGCCCAGGCTTCTGTCCAAGCGCCAAACCATGCCAACACCCAGCACTATGTGGCACTGCCATCAGCATCATTCCTGCAGCCGGATAATGCCACCCAGACAAGTCCTCTACCACCACCTATCTCCGCTACTCCTCCAGTGGCTCCCGCACTGACCACCACAGCGCCAGGCTCGGCTGCTGTGTCTGTTGTTACAGCCACCACAACAGATGCTCTGGCAGCTGTAGCTCAACCTGTGCCTTTGGCCAACAACCCTGTTCCCAATTCTGGCCCTGGTCTGCCTCCCGCCCCTGCCACCATCACCATAGCACCAACCCAGAACCTGCTGCAGCCCAGCCTGGTCATGTCTGACCAGAACCTACAGTGGATCCTCAGCAGCGCCGCCAACAGCCAGCAGAATCCAGAGCAAGCA CAACATCAAGGAGCTCCAAAAGTGGAAAAGGTTTTCTTCACTACAGCCATACCAGTGGGAGGAAACGCTG GCAACTCAGTCCAACAAATCGGCCTCAGCCTGCCggtcatcatcatcaaacaggAGGAATCCTGCCAGTGCCAGTGTGCCTGCAGGGACTCTGCTAAAGATAAGAGTTCAAAGAGTGCCTCCTCCACCGTTTCAGCCCCAGCACAGCAGCAACCATCAGAggtccctccccctcccccaaGGCCGCAGCCCCCAGAGCCTCCACACCATCCCGCCACCTCATCATCGTCATGCTGCCTCCCCGAGTCTTCCTCCAAGGTGGGTGAAGTGAGACAGGAGgcccctcctccttcttcttcctcctcttcctcctcagttCAGACTTTCTCCACAATAGTAAGCAGCACTGCCACCAACCCCCCCTCATCTGACGGGTTAGCCAATATGGACGTCTCGGACTTCCTCTCCCTGCAGAGCCCTGAGACAGCTGCCAACATCGAGGCTCTGCTGCTTGTTGCTGAAGACTTCAACATGGCCACTGATGGCAATCCTTAG